In Halobaculum magnesiiphilum, the following proteins share a genomic window:
- a CDS encoding MATE family efflux transporter — MSLRSRVAAALDDALPAGWYPTWRRAVGLGAPVTARNGVGQLMRTTDVVISAALSPAAVVGLGIADLFASLPFRASGGVVGASATLTSQDTGAGADANRDEAFTQAALLAALVTLPFALVGIGLGTEVLRLVGADAESAREGARYLALVSVPMPLGALAAVSSATLEATGDTRTPTYVSVPASVFNAGASLVFGLGLLGAPRLGIVGIGAASLVAMTARSLVLVGYTHLRGPVGFVRPRDPTIARQIVRIGVPQSAAGVVTAVAVFPFNTLVLQFGTAANAGYQLAWRVYTQVLAPVGSGVGRGASIVVGQRLGERAAAAGDDTDGAGGTSEAGSTDGTSEGPAGSRDDPATLPVARMATALVVLGGGVALALGGGVALAAGSIARLLAEDPAVAAAATPFVTVLGLSGVLGITNVVASASLDAAGETRVPLASRVIGMFGGYVGVSWGLYELLGWGIEAAYAGQFACYVLMLAVTAWGLVRTDWVGRATAMLDERGSVGSDG, encoded by the coding sequence GTGTCCCTCCGTTCCCGTGTCGCCGCCGCGCTCGATGACGCGCTCCCGGCCGGCTGGTACCCGACGTGGCGTCGGGCCGTCGGGCTCGGCGCCCCCGTGACCGCCCGCAACGGCGTCGGCCAGCTGATGCGGACGACCGACGTCGTCATCTCCGCGGCACTGTCGCCGGCGGCGGTCGTCGGCCTCGGCATCGCGGATCTCTTCGCCTCGCTGCCGTTCCGGGCGAGCGGCGGCGTCGTCGGCGCGTCCGCGACCCTGACGAGTCAGGACACCGGCGCGGGTGCCGACGCCAACCGCGACGAGGCGTTCACGCAGGCGGCCCTGCTGGCGGCGCTCGTAACGCTCCCGTTCGCGCTCGTCGGGATCGGCCTGGGTACGGAGGTGCTCCGGCTCGTCGGCGCCGACGCAGAGTCCGCCCGGGAGGGTGCACGCTACCTCGCGCTCGTCTCCGTGCCGATGCCGCTGGGCGCGCTCGCGGCGGTGTCGAGCGCGACGCTGGAGGCCACCGGCGACACTCGGACCCCGACGTACGTGTCGGTGCCCGCCTCCGTGTTCAACGCCGGCGCCTCGCTTGTGTTCGGGCTCGGGCTGCTCGGGGCGCCGCGCCTGGGCATCGTCGGCATCGGCGCCGCCTCGCTCGTCGCGATGACCGCACGGTCGCTCGTGCTCGTCGGCTATACCCACCTGCGCGGTCCCGTCGGGTTCGTCCGGCCGCGCGACCCCACGATCGCACGTCAGATCGTCCGGATCGGCGTCCCGCAAAGCGCCGCCGGCGTCGTCACGGCCGTCGCGGTGTTCCCGTTCAACACGCTCGTGCTCCAGTTCGGGACGGCGGCGAACGCCGGCTACCAGCTCGCGTGGCGGGTGTACACCCAGGTGCTCGCGCCCGTCGGCAGCGGCGTCGGCCGCGGCGCGAGCATCGTCGTCGGCCAGCGCCTCGGCGAGCGCGCCGCGGCAGCTGGGGATGACACGGACGGCGCGGGCGGCACGAGCGAGGCGGGCAGCACGGACGGGACGAGCGAGGGTCCGGCTGGGTCCCGGGACGATCCGGCAACCCTCCCGGTCGCGCGGATGGCGACCGCGCTGGTCGTCCTCGGGGGCGGCGTTGCCCTCGCGCTCGGGGGTGGCGTCGCCCTCGCGGCCGGATCGATCGCGCGACTGCTCGCCGAGGACCCGGCGGTCGCCGCGGCCGCGACCCCGTTCGTCACGGTGCTCGGGTTGTCGGGCGTGCTCGGCATCACCAACGTCGTCGCGTCGGCGTCGCTCGACGCCGCCGGGGAGACCCGCGTCCCGCTGGCCTCCCGGGTGATCGGGATGTTCGGCGGCTACGTCGGGGTTTCGTGGGGGTTGTACGAACTCCTCGGGTGGGGTATCGAGGCGGCCTACGCCGGTCAGTTCGCCTGTTACGTCCTCATGCTCGCGGTGACGGCGTGGGGGCTCGTTCGAACCGACTGGGTCGGCCGGGCGACGGCGATGCTCGACGAGCGCGGGAGCGTCGGCTCGGACGGATGA
- a CDS encoding PaaI family thioesterase, whose product MSVADLLNGMPFADHMGIDVVEAADGRAVVELPMHEDLSSVPGRKIAHGGVTYALADTAAGAAVISLHHKPTPTVDMRMDYLAPATTDLRAEATVVRDGGSVATAEVRIEDVDGTHVANARGTFKTGGGGDGGAWGVTPGDDSLDG is encoded by the coding sequence ATGAGCGTCGCCGACCTGCTCAACGGGATGCCGTTCGCCGACCACATGGGTATCGACGTCGTCGAGGCCGCCGACGGCCGCGCCGTCGTCGAGCTCCCGATGCACGAGGACCTCTCGTCGGTGCCGGGGCGGAAGATCGCCCACGGCGGCGTCACCTACGCGCTGGCGGACACGGCCGCGGGGGCGGCGGTCATCTCGCTGCACCACAAGCCGACGCCGACCGTCGACATGCGGATGGACTACCTCGCGCCGGCGACGACCGACCTGCGCGCGGAGGCGACCGTCGTCCGCGACGGCGGCAGCGTCGCCACCGCGGAGGTGCGGATCGAGGACGTGGACGGCACCCACGTCGCCAACGCGCGCGGGACGTTCAAGACCGGGGGCGGCGGCGACGGCGGCGCGTGGGGCGTCACGCCGGGCGACGACTCGCTCGACGGGTAG
- the citZ gene encoding citrate synthase, protein MSDELKRGLEGVLVAESDLSFIDGDEGKLVYRGYAIEDLAEHASYEETLYLLWNGELPTESELSAFEEAMSAERGLDDDTLETVTRLAEADEEPMAAMRTAASSLSAADPDTDADPTDPEANVRKARRITAKLPTALAAFARVRDGEEPVDPREDLDHAENFLYMLNGEVPDEVTADVFDQALVLHADHGLNASTFSATVTASTLADMHSAVTSAVGTLSGSLHGGANANVMRMLQEIDEADQEPVEWVTQALEEGRRVAGFGHRVYNVKDPRAKILGDRSEALGEAAGDMKWYEMSVAIEEYMAEEKGLAPNVDFYSATTYYQMGIPIDIYTPIFAVSRVGGWAAHVMEQYEDNRLIRPRARYVGEEDAEWVPIEDR, encoded by the coding sequence ATGTCCGACGAACTCAAGCGGGGACTGGAGGGCGTCCTCGTCGCCGAGTCCGACCTCAGCTTCATCGACGGTGACGAGGGCAAACTCGTCTACCGCGGGTACGCCATCGAGGATCTCGCCGAGCACGCCTCCTACGAGGAGACGCTGTATCTCCTGTGGAACGGTGAACTCCCGACCGAGTCGGAGCTGTCCGCGTTCGAGGAGGCGATGAGCGCCGAGCGCGGTCTCGACGACGACACGCTTGAGACGGTCACGCGCCTCGCGGAAGCCGACGAGGAGCCGATGGCGGCGATGCGCACCGCCGCCTCGTCGCTGTCGGCCGCGGACCCCGACACCGACGCCGACCCGACCGACCCCGAGGCGAACGTCCGCAAGGCGCGCCGGATCACGGCGAAGCTGCCGACGGCGCTGGCGGCGTTCGCGCGCGTCCGCGACGGCGAGGAGCCGGTCGACCCGCGCGAGGACCTGGACCACGCCGAGAACTTCCTGTACATGCTCAACGGCGAGGTGCCCGACGAGGTCACCGCCGACGTGTTCGACCAGGCGCTCGTGCTCCACGCGGACCACGGCCTCAACGCCTCCACGTTCTCGGCGACGGTCACCGCCTCGACGCTCGCGGATATGCACTCGGCGGTCACCTCCGCCGTCGGCACGCTCTCGGGGAGCCTCCACGGCGGCGCCAACGCCAACGTGATGCGGATGCTCCAGGAGATCGACGAGGCCGACCAGGAGCCCGTCGAGTGGGTGACGCAGGCGCTCGAGGAGGGCCGCCGCGTCGCCGGCTTCGGTCACCGCGTGTACAACGTGAAGGACCCGCGCGCGAAGATCCTCGGCGACCGCTCGGAGGCGTTGGGCGAGGCCGCCGGCGACATGAAGTGGTACGAGATGAGCGTCGCCATCGAGGAGTACATGGCCGAGGAGAAGGGCCTCGCGCCCAACGTCGACTTCTACTCGGCGACGACGTACTACCAGATGGGCATCCCGATCGACATCTACACGCCCATCTTCGCGGTCTCGCGCGTCGGCGGCTGGGCCGCCCACGTGATGGAGCAGTACGAGGACAATCGGCTGATCCGGCCGCGCGCCCGCTACGTCGGCGAGGAGGACGCCGAGTGGGTGCCGATCGAGGACCGGTAA